The genomic segment ATCAGACTTTGTAGTCAAGGGAATATCTGAACCTTCCATGGCATTGTTAGGGATAAAGCTGTATTGTCCATGTTTTCTCCAACATCTGGAAAGAATGACCACAAGGAcaaggaagatgatgatgaaaatcagAATCAGCAACCACCAAATGACTGACAGCAGGCCTCGTCCTCTCAACTCtgcaagacaaaacaagataaaataacATGAATTGAACGTGTGCGTCTCACTTCTGATGCcataagaatttttttctttttctgcaacATCACTTCTTTGTATGCATTTTCTATACGTGTCGTCCACAGAATCAATAATAGCGACCTGTCATCGTCAGTGTCACAGATCTTGACACCCTCCCAACTTTATTCGTGGCAACACAGACGTAAACACCAGCATTGGTCGACGTGGCTCCTGTGACAATGATGCTCCTCTGGCGCCTCCCGGCGGTCTCCCTCACATTCACGGCACCGTTGTAGCTCCACAGGACCTCAGGCTCAGGGTTTCCGTCAGCACTGCAGTCCATGGTCACATTTTCGCCCGGGGTCACCTCCTTGCTGTTATTTCCCTCCTTGAACTCAGGTGCaactgtggagaaaaacaagGTCAGATCGGAGAAGAGGACATTCATCTCTGAATCCCAAATCACGTTATTTTCGTGCTGCCAAACATTAAAACTCACAGAGAACTTCCAGATGTAGTGTGTGGTTTGCTGTTCCGTGTTTGTTGGTCGCTTTTAGTACGTATTTTCCACTATCTTGCTGTCTCCAGTGTCGTGGAGAAATCTCTATTCCATCTTTAAACCAGGCGATGACGGGAGGAGGCTTTCCCTCTGGTTCACATTCGACTCCCACCTTACCTTTCTCTTCAACTTCATAGTGATCATCACAGGCAAATGAAGGGCTGTCTGTGAACATAGTGTCAACATAGTTTTCAGAATAAATATTGCCAAAAGAATATGTAAACTTTGGTACGGTGCTCACAGGAATTTTTGAATGAATCAATATCTGCACTCAAGCAGGTTTGATGTACTCACATTCGATGGTGATATCAATGGAGTTGTTGCTCATGGAGAGGCTATTAAAGACTTCTGCTGTGTATTTGCCCGATTGACCCTTGGTGAGAGGCTCAGATGCATTGATCAGTTTGCCCTCATAGTACCAGTGAACAGTGGGTGGAGGGTTCCCATCAGCTTTACAGGGCAACATGTCCATCCTGAATTTGTGCTCCTCGCCAGTGTAATGAGTTGGACAATCTTGCATCATTGGCTTATCTATGAATGAACATGAATATAGATTAAAATTGAGATTAGCAGGAGGATAAATATCTATTTATCCAATGTATGGAGAACTCACAGTGCACAACAGCGGTGTAAGGCTCTGAGGATTTCGTCGGCATGGGTTCTGGTCCTTTGGGTCCGAGGTGAAGCTCAGTTTTGCATCTGTACAGTGCACCGTTGTGCTCTCTCTCAGGAGTCACTCTCAAGGTGGACGACACATTGCCTGGGGTCACAAGGGTGTCATTGAACCTTTGTGTGCTCACGTTTTCGTGGCCTCGGTACCACGTCACTGTGAGCTTCTGCACGGGAGCCACGTTGATGATGTCACATTGGAGCAGGTGCTCGATGCCCTCAACCATCGGCCCACGAGCCAACGCAGAGACCGACACAATGTCTGGCGTCTCTGTGAATAAAGCACAGGGAGATAACTGAttaggaaaaaaaggaacataatGACATTCCTAACATTGTAACCACaattttaaaaaccacattTTAATCAGTGCTATTCCAGGCTATTGAACGTATCCTccatatttccttttcttttgaagtTACATGGCACATAGAGTTTCTGTAAGCAATAGGTCATTAATTTACATATGTCAAACATTATGTGTGGTAATGACCTTGAGATAAAGATAAGATAATGTACAGAACAGTTTGTAGACTTATACTCACTATAAAGCGTGATGGCTGGCATTGCATCacactgatgattatttttcagaGTAATGTAGCATTTGGGATTTATGCTCCAGTCTTGTAGTCTTTCCACGGTCCAGGTGACAGTTGGTGGGTCTACAAACCCAGTGCCTCCAATCGGAGCCTCCCAGCCCATCCCTAAAACATCTGTAGCTGATGTGCTGCAATTAACGGAGGCCGGATCTCCAAATCTCACCACGACTTCAGCAGGCGTCAGTGTTGGGGGGCAAACTGCCATTCAGaagtaaaaacatattcatcagTAGTTTAAGTAGAATTAGATGAACAAAGACACCAGTGATACACATTCTTTATCGAAGCTAATGTAAACGAGAGGAGCATACCCTTTCGTGCCTCGGGCGTGGGCCTGGGCGTGGGCGTGGCCACAGCAGGCGCTGCCATGACATCTTTTATCACATGAACACTGATGTGCCTAGTTATTCTTCCCAGGTCATTGGTAGCTGTGCAGGTGTAGGTTGCGGTGGTGTTTACGTGCGTGACGTTGAGATTGCCCGTGAGCTCCGTCATGTTCACCCCATCACGGGTCCAGTGAAACTGAGGAGCAGGGTTACCCTCAGCGCCACAGCTCAGGGCGACACTGTCACCCACTCCCACGTAGAAAACATTACTGGTGTTGCTGTTGAGCTCAGGAGCATCTAAAGAAGCAAATTTAgtctttttaaactttgaaacgtttaggaaaggaaaaggaaaatgagttCTGTTTACTCACAATGCAcaaaaagactgtgtgtgtcgAAAAAGGCGAGAAGTTTTGGTCCACGTGGTGTAAAGTCCAACTTAGCCTCACATCTAAACTGAGCTTTGTTGTCTTCTCTGTTGACGCTGACTGTCAAAATAGACGACTCGCTCACTGGTGTTGTGCTTGTGTTGGTGAAAGACTCTGTCTTGATCGCTTGATTGTCTCTGTACCACGTCAAAGTGAGGTTCTGAACAGGAGCCACATCGATGACATCACACTGCAGCTCATACTGTGTCCCTTCCACCGTAGTTTTTACATGCTTTATAGGATACAGGACAACCGTGTCTGGATTCtctgtccaaaaaaaccaaaacacaaaatgagatAGTTGAGTAACTGTAGTGCTTCTGATCGTTTTTTCCTTCACTAcataatatttatttgaagTTACACTTACTGAATATGGTCATTCCAAGGTCTTTACTGCATTCAAATGACTCATTCAGCTTTATTATGCACTTGGGCTTTATGTTCCAGTCTGACAGGTGCAGGGTCCAGGAAATAGAAGAACCGTCAGTGTTCTTTTCAGACTGTCTGGTTCCATCCCTCCAGTATATCTCGTCAAAATCATCGTCTGTGCTGGTGCAGTTTACCACGACCTCCTGTCCATATTCTGCTATAACCTCAGGGGGATTCAGGATGAATTGGTCAGCTGGGCAGGTAACATCCGCATCTGTTGGTAGACAAAACAGTAATGTTCTTTTTGGACTTTAAAGGTTGACTTTGCTGCACTCTGGTGGCTCATGTCACCAACGCATGTCAAAGTTAACTGCGAGGCTGAGTATTAGCTCGCAGCATGCTGGGACCTATAGTCATCTGAACATTACCACTGTTCAATGAGCCTGAATAATTAAATATCGGCAGCGCCTTTCATGTGTagaaattcagtttcatttcagcTTTTGTATAAACTGTACTGTAAACCACTTTGTACTAAGACTGGAGTTGACCGGCTACATTTTGTAAAGCCATAGAGTCAAATGTCAAAGAGAGTGCAGCGGATATTTGCACCACAAACATTATCACACCTACcactcccacaaaaaaaagttttattttaagaaagagtttttaatttctctttattCTGTTAAAAAGCCAAAGACTACACACACGacagttttcatttctctgGTTCCCTCCAAATTATCCTATGATATTTCTATAACTTACTTCAGTAGTTGCATCACCGGGCACACGTGCAGCTACCAAAACTATGAGCAAGTAAGAAAGCACCCCAGTATTCTAAGAGGCTCCTGCAGACGTACATCATGTGTGTAGAGCATTGTTATCACTCACcgcaaagtgaaaacatgagCATGAGGATATGCGACATCCTGAGAGGCAGCATGTTAGATCAGCATGCGGGAGGAAGGAGGtggatggaagaggagaagtgcGCCTCAGGATGGTCCAGACGATTTCCAGCTTCAGGAGTGGAACTAGTTTAATTGTGGCTCGGAGgatggtaatgatgatgatgataacttTCTGCTGACAGTTAACCGACCTGAATGAAGGAATACAAGCGGAAGTCTACGCCCCAGTGAACAGGAAACCGCCTGTAAAACGGAAATATATCGTCACGACCACAACTTTTGGAGCAGCAACCGTTGAAGCCATAGTCCCCTCCTCCCACATTTTGTGACAATCAAATTGTGTATATTTccaaaaactgtgttttaaaaacttCCACACAAAAGCTGATTTGGCGCAATTTTATTGAAAAGTACATAGCAAATTGGATAACATCAAACCTTGTCAGGAAATTGCAACACAGAGATAGGACTAAAAACATGTTAGTCATCACCCAATGATTCACGGTCTAAACATCTTTCACTGAATGGCTTCTAATAAACCTGTGAAGACAGATTTTATTCAACAGCCTCTTAGACATTGTTGAATTCCCTTTACACACGTCAGAGAATCTTTCACACTGGTTTATCATATTTCCATGCTACGTGGGTTTGATCATCATGGTAACTCGTTTCAGGGAGTAGGACCCTCCGTGGAACTCTGCCCAGTAGACCCCGTCCTGGTAGCGGCTGCGATAGTGTCCACCCCGATACCACACACCGTTCAGATTGGAGTGGGCACACATGTGGTACCACCAGCCTCCTTTCTGGAAATGAGCACAATTACCTGATAACACAAGAGAAGAGCCGAAAAAGTTATGAGAAGAGAAAATCACAATGCCAACAGAGAGATTCACAAacaggagcaggtggagagcAGACCTGTATAGCCGTCCTTGTCTCGATCCAGAGTGGTGAAGGCCTTGTTGTTGTGCCACGAGAGTGAGTCCCCTGCATTGCCCTGGTATTGCCCCAACCGCAGTCGGTACCAGTCACTCTCCGGCTCCAGGAGGAAACTGTCGTACTCTGCAAACACCTGCCGGCCCTGCCAGTCCTCCAGAGCCACCCGTAGCTTATAATGAGCCTGTTTAGTCAGCCAGTAGAGGTGTTCCAGGCCGAGCCAATACTCTCCATCTAGGTTCCCAAAGCCTTGCTGTAATGCACCAACAGCCCAGATTAATCTGagggcattttttttcagtccttTGTGTTGCTCATTTGTATTAATTCCTCAATTTTAGCCATGCAAGCAAAGCAGTATGGCTCTGAGGTTGTTATGGTCCGccggttggtcggtcggtccaccactttggtccagtcTGAAATACCTCAACATTTGGTGATTCATGTTTCACTCTTGCACAATCAGcggtttatttatttgatgaagTGTTTCACAGTTATCCTGTGAAACACTTCAACATCAATTGGATGGATAGGTACAGtattttgtggacattttttgttCCCCAGTGGATGAATCCTCCTGACTTTAGTGATCCTGAATCGACAACTATCAGACAGATTGCCAAGAATGTTGGAGTCAACATTCATGTCGGTCTCGGGATAAACGTTGATGATCCTTCAGCTTTTCATTTGGCAGCATCTTTAGATACAGATTTAAACATGTTCAATTCTTTGATTTATGGCCATACGTTCACAACAAATGACATTGCCCTTATCCTAAGCTATtatttagtgctaattagcaaatgtgaGCAGACTGTTGTTTCTACAGATAACGAGCCCCGGGATGTATCAAATCACCTTATACTGCTCCCAAGTCCTGAAGAAGTTGACCGACCCGTCCTGTCTCCTCTGGATGACCGTCCACCCTCCCTGAGCCCGACTCTGCTCACACCAAGCCTGCATCAGGCGGTTAGCGCTCTGCGGGCGGAGCAGGTATATCCCGCTGGTGGTCTCACCTGATTCCAACACATGCTGGCAGTCCCGCCATGGCCCTGAGTCGAGAAAAAAATATGCCACCCAGTCAGGGTGTAagagaaataatttaaaaaaattaacttgCAGATatgttatattaaaatatatatgattatcttattttattgttaAGTAATATTGCGTTTTAGTTTTGAATAGTCATGTAAACAATGTCATTAGTAGTTGATCCAAGACAGTAAAACCTTTGACATGAAGTCACCTCATGTTGTGCCAGACATTGCATTTATACAGACTTTAACCAAGAACTGGCAATTTGGACACAAACCAGTGCCAATTGCAGAGAGTTATGGAATTTTGTTTAAGTGTCAGAAAGATCTCATCATCTCAATGTGGCTTCAGCTTATCTGTTTAAAGCTGAGGAATTCCAGACACATGTTCAGTGTCTCGTGTCACCGTGATAAAATGAACATAGGAATctgaacagagagaaagaatgtATACATAGAGGAAAATCTCAAGTGATAATGTCTAATTAGTCTGACCTGAAAAGTGTCAGTACTCGACACTCAGTTATATTCACATGTACGGGATGTGGCAACGCCACATCCCGTTTCATCAGACCTTTTAGGTGGCGTTGAGTCACACACCATGGCTCTGCTGACTTGATGGAAGGACTGTTCTAATCCTTTACTTTGTCATTTCAAACATTCCTGTTGTGCAAGTTTACAGTAAGTGTCACTTAAAAGCTCCAACAAATGGTgtcctccatgtgtgtgttcttattATAAGGCCCTGATAAGAGCGCTGAGCTGTTTTTGACATTGTTTAGGCATTCCCAGTGAGATAGGGCTCTTACCAGCAGGTCACTGACTCCATCAGCTTCTGCTGCTTATCTGAGCAGTTAAATAACTCTGACAGAAGATTGGCACTATTATACACACAGGTTTAATTCAAATCAAGCACTTTTGCGAGATAACATTTTGACATATATGTACCTGGAGTCTTTGTGACAGGGAAACTAATGAAAGGGGGGTCTGTAGGAGTGTTAGCTGTAGTGCTGGGGAGGGACTGGACTCCCTCtgatttttcctgctgtggtgGAGGAGCACTTTGGTCCCTTTGAACATCATTGGTCATTTCTTTGGCTTCGGAGCTGTAATTAGGATGCACGTTTGACTGGCTTTTTGGTGGCTCAGTCATCGCCTGTCAAGACCAACACAAAAACCACACACCATTCTCAGTTCCTGTGAACAAATCCAGTATGAATTTCCAACACGTGCATTCTCGTTCCCTACCACAGAAGGCTGGTGGGTGGAGTCCCTGCACTGGCACTGCTTCTCCAGACGAGCAATAAGCTGGTTCTGGGAGCTCATCATGGAGGTGAGGGCTCCATATTTCTTCTCCAGCTCCCTGTAATTACTGGACACCTGCAGTGCCTGAGATGTTCCAGCAGCCACAACAGATATAGGATGAgtttgatgatgattatgacaAGATGTAGCTTTGCAGTGAGATGAATCAAACACCAACAGGGACTGCAGTTCTCTGCTCACCTGTGTTGTAGCATTTAGCAGCAGGTTCTCCACCCTTCGCTGCTCCAAAGCCTGGTCTTTTTTGTTTATGACTTCATGTAGCAGCTGGGCATAGAGCTGGGCAATGCGGGAATTCATGCTGCTACTCTCTTTGCGCAGGGCTCTTACCTCCATGGCAAGGGCCCCCTCCTGGTCCAGTTGGCCCCGGAGTTTCTCCAGCTGTTCCAGCTGTTGTTTGAGCTCCGCCCGTAGCAATGCCACCTCAGAGTGGTTGTTGGTGGCAGATTGTGTGTTCAAACACAGAGCCCCTGTCAGTTTTTGCTGTGGCACAATGAAGGTGTAGGAGCAGCGACTTCCATTTGTATCTGAAGATCGTGATGAACGTTTCTGATTGTTTTCTCCATTGGCACCCTCCTTCAGTCCTCCAACTTCAGGTATGTCCACACAGAGGGTTAGAAAAAGAGTCAGACCTATTGTCAGTGTCTTCTCCATGGATCTGCCCAGCTTCTGAGGACACCCTGGTCGTGCAGGAGAAGACATAATGAGAATAATCAAGGCAGTGAGAACACATCAATATCACCTTGTAATATTTGACTGAACATTAATCAGTCAGATACATTTCTGACACTTTGACACACAACATAAACATTGTCTTCAAGGAAAACAGCGTTGTGTGGGTCTTGACTGTTGACCAGATGTTTCCTTGCAAAGTCAAAGTACACACATTTCCCCCTGCCTGGAATTTATTAGCAGGTCAACACTGAACAGTCAACACAATCCAGCCAGAATCAACACACCTCCATCTCACAGTCAACAGACAGGTCAGCTCTACATCCAACCACAACCACCACGGTCAACCCCATAAACACATGAATCAAATCAAGCCAATATTTACATCTTACACAAACATCTTCAATACAATGCAACTTTCTCATCGAAAAAACCTCACGAGTACCAATGGTAGTAATCCGCTTGTCAAACAATATTCTTTTGTAAAACAAACCAGGAAAAGGACAGCTTTTTTCTGGTACATAAATAACAATATGTAGTATAATGATTTAACCTGAATGTCATAACCAGTGCAAGTATATTTCAGTCTACCTAAAAGAGATGATATTAGAAAAAGACCATTCATCACTTACCGTGGCAGCTGGAAAGTGTTGGACTAGTTTGCTCTGTTCCAGAGAGTGGCAATAGCTTCCAGCACACACTGATGTAAAATCAAGGccgacacattttaaaaatcacatgTTCAAAGAATCGTTAAGAGTCACATAAATGAGCCGCTTCTTCCAAATCAAAAGTCGTCTGAAGTGTTCTGTTAATGTTTGAGCGAAGCAGAATGCTGAAAAATTTTGCAATTaatattaaggggaaaaaaacaaccgaaAACAGAATAATACCCAAGTTTTTTCGGTAGCTACATTCCTTCCCTGGGGATTCTGTCCCAGGATCTCTGAAGAAGGAGACAACTAATTACTAACTGTCCAAATGGTGCCGCCCCCAGTTCTTCTTTagctgtgtgttcagtgcagAAGTCTCCTCCCTCTGCCATCAACCTGCTACTCTGACACAAACTATCACATGAAGACCTCAAATGTATGTGGGATACTAACACAGTGGTTTCCACTTTAACGTTATTATTGAAAAATCTTTAGTTTGATTCAtagcttttctttgtttgcagtTAAAGTATTGTCCATGGTCATGTGGACTGTCATTTCACTCAATTTTAGAAAAATAGACAGGGAAAATGGACAGATTACAAGCAATATTACATCATCCTTACATATATTGGAACTAATATTCTGCAGGCACCTTTGGACAACACGCAAGAGCTCAGTCTTTTGTCTGACTAAAGCAGTGGAGATGTATTCAAAgtttttacttaagtaaaagtt from the Scophthalmus maximus strain ysfricsl-2021 chromosome 17, ASM2237912v1, whole genome shotgun sequence genome contains:
- the icam5 gene encoding intercellular adhesion molecule 5, which encodes MLPLRMSHILMLMFSLCDADVTCPADQFILNPPEVIAEYGQEVVVNCTSTDDDFDEIYWRDGTRQSEKNTDGSSISWTLHLSDWNIKPKCIIKLNESFECSKDLGMTIFKNPDTVVLYPIKHVKTTVEGTQYELQCDVIDVAPVQNLTLTWYRDNQAIKTESFTNTSTTPVSESSILTVSVNREDNKAQFRCEAKLDFTPRGPKLLAFFDTHSLFVHYAPELNSNTSNVFYVGVGDSVALSCGAEGNPAPQFHWTRDGVNMTELTGNLNVTHVNTTATYTCTATNDLGRITRHISVHVIKDVMAAPAVATPTPRPTPEARKVCPPTLTPAEVVVRFGDPASVNCSTSATDVLGMGWEAPIGGTGFVDPPTVTWTVERLQDWSINPKCYITLKNNHQCDAMPAITLYKTPDIVSVSALARGPMVEGIEHLLQCDIINVAPVQKLTVTWYRGHENVSTQRFNDTLVTPGNVSSTLRVTPEREHNGALYRCKTELHLGPKGPEPMPTKSSEPYTAVVHYKPMMQDCPTHYTGEEHKFRMDMLPCKADGNPPPTVHWYYEGKLINASEPLTKGQSGKYTAEVFNSLSMSNNSIDITIEYSPSFACDDHYEVEEKGKVGVECEPEGKPPPVIAWFKDGIEISPRHWRQQDSGKYVLKATNKHGTANHTLHLEVLFAPEFKEGNNSKEVTPGENVTMDCSADGNPEPEVLWSYNGAVNVRETAGRRQRSIIVTGATSTNAGVYVCVATNKVGRVSRSVTLTMTELRGRGLLSVIWWLLILIFIIIFLVLVVILSRCWRKHGQYSFIPNNAMEGSDIPLTTKSDGTKI
- the angptl6 gene encoding angiopoietin-related protein 6 is translated as MEKTLTIGLTLFLTLCVDIPEVGGLKEGANGENNQKRSSRSSDTNGSRCSYTFIVPQQKLTGALCLNTQSATNNHSEVALLRAELKQQLEQLEKLRGQLDQEGALAMEVRALRKESSSMNSRIAQLYAQLLHEVINKKDQALEQRRVENLLLNATTQALQVSSNYRELEKKYGALTSMMSSQNQLIARLEKQCQCRDSTHQPSVAMTEPPKSQSNVHPNYSSEAKEMTNDVQRDQSAPPPQQEKSEGVQSLPSTTANTPTDPPFISFPVTKTPGPWRDCQHVLESGETTSGIYLLRPQSANRLMQAWCEQSRAQGGWTVIQRRQDGSVNFFRTWEQYKQGFGNLDGEYWLGLEHLYWLTKQAHYKLRVALEDWQGRQVFAEYDSFLLEPESDWYRLRLGQYQGNAGDSLSWHNNKAFTTLDRDKDGYTGNCAHFQKGGWWYHMCAHSNLNGVWYRGGHYRSRYQDGVYWAEFHGGSYSLKRVTMMIKPT